The genomic interval GTCTGTTCGGGTTTGCCTAGCGCACCGCCCTTTGCCATTCCAATAACAAGAGAGCAACCGTCATGAACACTGAACAGAACCTCGGCGTGGGGGCGTTCGACACGCCTGCACGCCTGCAACAACGCACCCGCACCCGCTTCATGATCCTGGCGCTGATCTCCGGCGGCACGATGATCAACTACCTTGACCGCAGCGTGATGGGCATTGCGGCGCCTAGCATCAGTGCCGACCTGGGCCTTAACGCCGCGATGATGGGCGTGATCTTCTCGGCGTTTTCCTGGACCTACGCGGCGGCCCAGATCCCCGGCGGGATCCTCATCGACCGGCTGGGCACCAAGTTCACGTACTGGCTGGCCTTGACGCTGTGGTCGCTGTTCACTGGCCTGCAAGGGTTGGCCCAGGGCTTTTTGTCGCTGTTGGGCATGCGTTTTCTGGTAGGGGTGACCGAAGCGCCGTGCTTCCCCACCAACAGCCGCGTGGTGGCGACCTGGTTCCCACAGAGTGAGCGGGCCAGGGCGACCGGCATCTACACATTTGCCGAATACACGGGGCTTGCGTTTCTCACGCCGCTGCTGTTCTGGGTACTGCACGCGTACGGCTGGCGTTTTCTGCTGATGGCGGTCGGGCTGATGGGCATCCTTTATGGCCTGGTCTGGTGGCGCAAGTACCATGAACCGCACCAGTCCACCACGGCGAACAAGGCCGAACTCGACTACATCGCAGCTGGCGGTGGCGTGGTCGACGGTGGCCAGAAAGCCACGGTATTCCGCTGGTCGCAGATCCCGGCTCTGCTCAAACACCGCAACATGCTGGGCATCTGCCTGGGGCAGTTTGCCTGCAACTCGACCAACGTGTTCTTCCTGACCTGGTTCCCGACCTACCTGGTCACCGAGCGGCACATGCCGTGGCTGAAGGTTGGCTGGGTCGCGGTGCTGCCGTTCATCGCCGCCTCGCTGGGCACCCTGGTCGGTGGCTGGTTGTCCGATGCCTTGCTGCGCCGCGGCTACTCCCTGAACGTGGCGCGCAAGCTGCCAGTGATTGCCGGCCTGCTCACCGCGTCGGTGATCGTGCTGGCTAACTATGTCGAGTCCGACGCGCTGGTAATCGCCATTCTCTGCATCGCCTACTTCGCCCAAGGCATGTCGGCGCTGGCCTGGATGATCGTTTCCGACATCGCGCCAAAGGGCCTGCTGGGCTTGAGCGGTGGCCTGTTCAACCTGTTCGCCAACGCGGCGGGCATCGTCACCCCGTTGACCATCGGCATCATCGTCTCGATGACCGGGTCGTTCGTCTGGGCCTTGGCCTTCGTGTCGTCGATCACCGTCCTCGGTGCCCTGTGTTACCTGTTCATGGTGAGCGACCTGCGTCGTCTGCCAGACATCCCTAACCTCGAAAATGGAGCAAAGCAATGAGCCAATACCTGCAAGGGCAGACTGCAATCGTGACCGGCGGCATGCGTGGCATCGGCCTGGGGATTGCACAGCGGCTGCACGCCGCAGGTGCCCACGTGGTGATCTGGGACTTGGCGGTCGATGGCTGGGACACAGCCGAAAACGGCTTTGAGCCGGTGCTGCGCCAGTCTGTCGATGTTTCATCACTGGCGTCGGTGGAAGCGGCATTTGCCGACGTGCTTGCACACGTCGGGCAGGTCGAGATCCTGGTCAACAACGCCGGTATCAATGGCCCAGTGGTACCCGCCTGGGAATACCCGCCAGCGGCCTGGGACAAGGTCATCGCCATTGACCTGAACGGAGTGTTCTATTGCTGCCGCACCGCCATCCCGCACATGCGCGAACGCGGCTACGGACGCATCGTCAACGTCGCCTCGATGGCGGGCAAGGATGGCGTGCAGTACATCTCGGCGTACTCGGCGGCCAAAGCAGGCGTGATCGCCTTCACCAAGGCCGCAGCCAAGGAGCTGGCGCAGGATGGCGTGCTGCTCAACTGCGTGGCGCCGGCGATGGTAGAAACGCCGCTGATGGCCGAAATGACCCCGGAGCACATCGCAGCGAGCAAGGCCAAGATCCCCATGGGGCGCTTCCTGAAGGTCGAGGAAATCGCCAACATGGTGAGCTGGATCGCCGGGCCAGAGTGCAGTTTCACCACTGGCTTCGTGTTCGACCTCAGTGGCGGGAGGGCGACCTATTGAGGGGCCTGGGCGTCG from Pseudomonas kermanshahensis carries:
- a CDS encoding SDR family NAD(P)-dependent oxidoreductase; protein product: MSQYLQGQTAIVTGGMRGIGLGIAQRLHAAGAHVVIWDLAVDGWDTAENGFEPVLRQSVDVSSLASVEAAFADVLAHVGQVEILVNNAGINGPVVPAWEYPPAAWDKVIAIDLNGVFYCCRTAIPHMRERGYGRIVNVASMAGKDGVQYISAYSAAKAGVIAFTKAAAKELAQDGVLLNCVAPAMVETPLMAEMTPEHIAASKAKIPMGRFLKVEEIANMVSWIAGPECSFTTGFVFDLSGGRATY
- a CDS encoding MFS transporter, with protein sequence MNTEQNLGVGAFDTPARLQQRTRTRFMILALISGGTMINYLDRSVMGIAAPSISADLGLNAAMMGVIFSAFSWTYAAAQIPGGILIDRLGTKFTYWLALTLWSLFTGLQGLAQGFLSLLGMRFLVGVTEAPCFPTNSRVVATWFPQSERARATGIYTFAEYTGLAFLTPLLFWVLHAYGWRFLLMAVGLMGILYGLVWWRKYHEPHQSTTANKAELDYIAAGGGVVDGGQKATVFRWSQIPALLKHRNMLGICLGQFACNSTNVFFLTWFPTYLVTERHMPWLKVGWVAVLPFIAASLGTLVGGWLSDALLRRGYSLNVARKLPVIAGLLTASVIVLANYVESDALVIAILCIAYFAQGMSALAWMIVSDIAPKGLLGLSGGLFNLFANAAGIVTPLTIGIIVSMTGSFVWALAFVSSITVLGALCYLFMVSDLRRLPDIPNLENGAKQ